The Methylobacterium sp. PvR107 genome contains a region encoding:
- a CDS encoding sulfite reductase flavoprotein subunit alpha, with protein sequence MSRQNLLPRTAPFGDGERASLDAVLGAASPTQRAWLAGFLAGLDAAGGQPAAMPAAPPKAAEPLTVIYASESGNSEALAGNVAKLARKQGFKPKVVDFSDLDIATLPKAGKLIAIAATWGEGEPPARAVRAYGELMGEGAPRLDGVEFAVLALGDTSYAEFCAIGKALDERFEALGAKRAAERADLDLDFETPAAGWIKGALKALAPAEQPDNVVAVDFARAGSGEDDDAEPSREPVVVEVVEHVNLNSSRSDKETIHLALAFEDGAPAYEPGDSLEIFPENDPQLVDEILNAAGLSGDEALRRALLAERDITTLSAATIERFVKATGHADAQTLIDSGAAKAWIEGRHLIDLLETYPAKLTAEHVTTITRPLPPRAYSIASSRKEVGDEVHLAIAAVRYETHGRARSGVASVHVADRIRDGAKLRVRLKPNRHFRLPQDPATDIIMVGPGTGVAPFRAFVQERRAVEAPGRSWLFFGDRHFTHDFLYQLEWQDALEDRSLTKIDVAFSRDQPEKVYVQDRITHNAAELVSWLDGGAYFYVCGDAKNMAKDVRAAVVGAYQTAKGLSAADAETQVAALERSHRYQQDVY encoded by the coding sequence ATGTCACGCCAGAATCTTCTCCCGCGCACCGCCCCGTTCGGGGACGGCGAGCGCGCCAGCCTCGATGCGGTGCTCGGCGCCGCGAGCCCCACGCAGCGCGCCTGGCTCGCCGGCTTCCTGGCGGGCCTCGACGCCGCGGGCGGCCAGCCGGCCGCCATGCCGGCTGCCCCGCCCAAGGCCGCCGAACCGCTGACGGTGATCTACGCCAGCGAATCGGGGAATTCCGAGGCGCTCGCCGGCAATGTCGCGAAGCTCGCGCGCAAGCAGGGCTTCAAGCCGAAGGTCGTGGATTTCTCCGACCTCGACATCGCGACCCTGCCCAAGGCCGGCAAGCTCATCGCGATCGCGGCCACCTGGGGCGAGGGCGAGCCGCCGGCCCGGGCCGTGCGGGCCTACGGCGAATTGATGGGGGAGGGCGCCCCGCGCCTCGACGGCGTCGAGTTCGCGGTCCTGGCGCTCGGCGACACCTCCTACGCGGAGTTCTGCGCCATCGGGAAGGCGCTCGACGAACGCTTCGAGGCGCTGGGGGCCAAGCGCGCCGCCGAGCGGGCCGACCTCGACCTCGACTTCGAGACGCCCGCTGCCGGCTGGATCAAGGGCGCGCTGAAGGCGCTCGCCCCGGCCGAGCAGCCCGACAACGTCGTGGCGGTGGACTTCGCCCGCGCCGGGTCCGGCGAGGACGACGATGCCGAGCCCAGCCGCGAGCCCGTGGTGGTCGAGGTCGTCGAGCACGTGAACCTCAACTCCTCGCGCTCCGACAAGGAGACGATCCACCTCGCGCTCGCCTTCGAGGATGGCGCCCCGGCCTACGAGCCGGGCGATTCGCTGGAGATCTTCCCCGAGAACGACCCGCAGCTGGTGGACGAGATCCTCAACGCCGCCGGGCTCTCGGGGGACGAGGCCCTGCGCCGGGCGCTGCTCGCCGAGCGCGACATCACCACGCTGTCGGCTGCCACGATCGAGCGGTTCGTGAAGGCCACTGGCCACGCGGACGCGCAGACGCTGATCGACAGCGGCGCCGCCAAGGCCTGGATCGAGGGCCGGCACCTGATCGACCTGCTGGAGACCTACCCGGCCAAGCTCACGGCCGAGCACGTCACCACGATCACCCGGCCGCTGCCGCCGCGGGCCTACTCGATCGCCTCCTCGCGCAAGGAGGTGGGCGACGAGGTCCACCTCGCCATCGCGGCGGTGCGCTACGAGACCCACGGCCGCGCCCGCTCGGGCGTCGCCTCGGTCCACGTCGCCGACCGCATCCGCGACGGCGCCAAGCTGCGGGTGCGGCTGAAGCCGAACCGCCACTTCCGCCTGCCGCAGGATCCGGCCACCGACATCATCATGGTCGGCCCCGGCACCGGCGTCGCGCCGTTCCGCGCCTTCGTGCAGGAGCGCCGGGCCGTCGAGGCTCCGGGGCGGTCGTGGCTGTTCTTCGGCGACCGGCACTTCACCCACGACTTCCTGTACCAGCTCGAGTGGCAGGACGCCCTGGAGGACCGGTCGCTTACGAAGATCGACGTGGCGTTCTCGCGGGATCAGCCGGAGAAGGTCTACGTGCAGGACCGGATCACCCATAACGCCGCGGAGCTGGTCTCCTGGCTGGACGGGGGCGCCTATTTCTACGTCTGCGGCGATGCCAAGAACATGGCCAAGGACGTGCGCGCGGCGGTGGTGGGCGCGTACCAGACCGCGAAGGGCCTCAGCGCCGCCGACGCCGAGACGCAGGTCGCGGCGCTGGAGCGCAGCCACCGCTACCAGCAGGACGTTTACTAA
- a CDS encoding DUF1932 domain-containing protein produces the protein MATIAVIAPGAMGSAVGARLAGHGARVLTSLDGRRPESRARAAAAGMVHAADADLVAADLLLSIVPPADAEALARRLAPALAAAPRKPVYIDANAVSPETVGRIAGIVAPTGAPFLDGAILGLPPKPGSRGPRVYVSGPDTGPALVLRDLGLDLRVCPGDVGAASSLKMSYAGLNKGLTALAALMILAAERAGAGEALRAELAENEPALLARFAKGLPDMAPKASRWAPEMEEIAGFLGLDAAGRQVFAGYADLYRRLAAEAGAAEIAALIRFAAAAAER, from the coding sequence ATGGCCACCATCGCGGTGATCGCCCCCGGCGCCATGGGCAGCGCAGTCGGGGCCCGGCTCGCCGGGCACGGGGCCCGGGTGCTGACCTCCCTAGACGGGCGCCGGCCTGAGAGCCGCGCCCGGGCCGCGGCCGCCGGCATGGTCCACGCTGCGGATGCCGACCTCGTCGCCGCCGACCTCCTGCTCTCGATCGTCCCCCCCGCCGACGCAGAGGCGCTGGCCCGTCGGCTCGCCCCCGCCCTGGCGGCGGCCCCGCGCAAGCCGGTCTATATCGACGCCAATGCCGTCAGCCCGGAAACGGTCGGGCGCATCGCCGGGATCGTCGCGCCCACCGGCGCACCGTTCCTCGACGGCGCGATCCTCGGCCTGCCGCCGAAGCCCGGCAGCCGGGGGCCGCGCGTCTACGTCTCGGGTCCGGACACGGGCCCGGCCCTGGTCCTGCGCGACCTCGGCCTCGACCTGCGCGTCTGCCCCGGTGACGTCGGGGCCGCCTCCAGCCTGAAGATGAGCTATGCCGGCCTCAACAAGGGCCTGACGGCGCTGGCCGCGCTCATGATCCTCGCCGCCGAGCGCGCCGGCGCCGGGGAGGCACTGCGCGCCGAACTCGCCGAGAACGAGCCGGCGCTTCTCGCCCGCTTCGCCAAGGGCCTGCCCGACATGGCGCCGAAGGCCTCTCGCTGGGCGCCCGAGATGGAGGAGATCGCCGGGTTCCTCGGGCTCGACGCGGCCGGGCGGCAGGTCTTCGCCGGCTATGCCGACCTCTACCGGCGCCTCGCCGCGGAGGCCGGCGCGGCCGAGATCGCCGCGCTGATACGCTTCGCCGCGGCCGCGGCGGAGCGCTGA
- the cysD gene encoding sulfate adenylyltransferase subunit CysD, whose protein sequence is MSVALAAAVQPSAPTPADRLSHLKRLEAESIHIFRETVAETENPVMLYSIGKDSSVLLHLALKAFAPGRLPFPLLHVDTTWKFREMIAFRDARAKELGLDLLIHTNPDGLARGVGPVSHGSEVHTDVMKTQALRQALDKHKFDAAFGGARRDEEASRAKERIISLRTAQHRWDPKRQRAEPWHLYNVKKKRGESLRVFPLSNWTELDIWLYIEQENIPIVPLYFAKERPVVERDGQLIMVDDERLPLEPGETPQQRLVRFRTLGCYPLTGAVESDAATLPEIIGETLAARTSERQGRVIDKDGAGAMERKKQEGYF, encoded by the coding sequence ATGAGCGTAGCCCTCGCCGCTGCCGTGCAGCCGAGCGCCCCTACCCCCGCCGATCGCCTCAGCCACCTCAAGCGGCTGGAGGCCGAGAGCATCCACATCTTCCGGGAGACGGTCGCCGAGACCGAGAACCCGGTGATGCTCTACTCGATCGGCAAGGATTCCTCGGTGCTGCTGCACCTCGCCCTCAAGGCCTTCGCGCCCGGGCGGCTGCCGTTCCCGCTGCTGCACGTCGACACGACGTGGAAGTTCCGCGAGATGATCGCCTTCCGCGACGCCCGCGCCAAGGAGCTCGGCCTCGACCTGCTGATCCACACCAACCCGGACGGGCTCGCCCGCGGCGTCGGGCCGGTGAGCCACGGCTCCGAGGTCCACACCGACGTGATGAAGACGCAGGCCCTGCGGCAGGCTCTCGACAAGCACAAGTTCGACGCGGCCTTCGGCGGCGCCCGCCGCGACGAGGAGGCAAGCCGCGCCAAGGAGCGGATCATCTCGCTCCGGACCGCGCAGCACCGCTGGGACCCGAAGCGCCAGCGCGCCGAGCCCTGGCATCTCTACAACGTTAAGAAGAAGCGCGGCGAGTCCCTGCGGGTCTTCCCGCTGTCCAACTGGACCGAGCTCGACATCTGGCTCTACATCGAGCAGGAAAACATTCCGATCGTGCCGCTCTACTTCGCCAAGGAGCGGCCGGTGGTGGAGCGCGACGGCCAGCTCATCATGGTGGATGACGAGCGCCTGCCTTTGGAGCCGGGTGAGACCCCGCAGCAGCGCCTCGTCCGCTTCCGCACGCTCGGCTGCTACCCGCTGACCGGCGCGGTCGAGAGCGATGCCGCGACGCTCCCCGAGATCATCGGCGAAACGCTCGCCGCCCGCACCTCGGAGCGCCAGGGCCGGGTGATCGACAAGGACGGGGCCGGCGCCATGGAGCGCAAGAAGCAGGAGGGCTACTTCTGA
- a CDS encoding LLM class flavin-dependent oxidoreductase, whose translation MTPLSVLDLSFVSADSTPARALHDTLALARHVDGLGYRRYWLAEHHALPNVASPAPEIMIGQIAAATRNLRVGSGGIMLPNHAPLMVAERFRVLEALFPGRIDLGLGRAPGTDGLTARALRRRDAPGEGGDDFLDRLQELLFWDGGFPEGHPFARIEASPAGVPLPPIFLLGSSDYSARLSAEIGCGFGFAQHFSGMPAEAPMLDYRNRFQPTRLGAKPHAILAVAAICAATDAEAERLASSARLATLRRERGEYRPLPSLAEALAYPYSDAERMQIARGRDRLHVGGPETLRARLAEMVQRTQADELMIVSALPDQAARHESYALLARAWGLGAASQAA comes from the coding sequence ATGACCCCGCTCTCCGTCCTCGACCTCTCCTTCGTCAGCGCCGATTCGACCCCGGCGCGGGCGCTGCACGACACCCTGGCGCTCGCCCGCCACGTCGACGGCCTCGGCTACCGGCGCTACTGGCTCGCCGAGCACCACGCCCTGCCCAACGTGGCGAGCCCGGCGCCCGAGATCATGATCGGCCAGATCGCCGCCGCGACCCGCAATCTCCGGGTCGGCTCGGGCGGGATCATGCTGCCGAACCACGCGCCGCTGATGGTGGCCGAGCGCTTCCGGGTGCTGGAGGCCCTGTTCCCCGGCCGGATCGACCTCGGCCTCGGCCGGGCGCCCGGCACGGACGGTCTCACCGCCCGGGCGCTCCGGCGCCGGGACGCGCCGGGGGAGGGCGGGGACGACTTCCTCGACCGGCTGCAGGAGCTGCTGTTCTGGGACGGCGGCTTCCCGGAGGGGCATCCGTTCGCGCGGATCGAGGCGAGCCCCGCGGGGGTGCCGCTGCCGCCGATCTTCCTGCTCGGCTCCTCCGACTACAGCGCCCGGCTCTCCGCCGAGATCGGCTGCGGCTTCGGCTTCGCGCAGCATTTCTCCGGCATGCCCGCCGAGGCTCCGATGCTGGACTACCGGAACCGGTTCCAGCCGACGCGCCTCGGCGCGAAGCCCCACGCGATCCTGGCGGTCGCGGCGATCTGCGCCGCCACGGACGCGGAGGCCGAGCGGCTGGCGTCCAGCGCGCGGCTCGCGACGCTGCGGCGGGAGCGGGGCGAGTACCGGCCGCTGCCGAGCCTCGCCGAGGCGCTGGCCTACCCGTATTCCGACGCCGAGCGGATGCAGATCGCGCGCGGCCGCGACCGCCTGCACGTGGGCGGCCCCGAGACCCTGCGGGCCCGGCTCGCCGAGATGGTCCAGCGCACGCAGGCCGACGAGCTGATGATCGTCTCGGCGCTCCCCGATCAGGCGGCGCGGCACGAATCCTACGCGCTGCTGGCGCGGGCCTGGGGGCTCGGCGCCGCCTCACAGGCGGCCTGA
- a CDS encoding fumarylacetoacetate hydrolase family protein, which translates to MGNRREFLTATAAGLAAAAAPARAAEERTAAPKTTPAGAAPFGMPRDMVLLNMRRGDGYALGVKTKDGVLDVEAAGRALGMPVPADMDDLLQNGRGPALRALIDAVEAAPDGRFVLAESGIAYAPVVTRPEKIIMMGFNYRHHAEETGTPIPKDPPLFNKYNNTLNHHGGTITLPTQAAREFDYETELVMVFGRECRNVSEADALDYLAGYCTGNDFSARDLQTLTSQFMIGKTSDGFAPLGPYLVTADRVKDPNNLKLKTLVNGQVRQDWSTNDMIFNCRQLISFASKVMTIKPGDIFYTGTPQGVIFGEKTPRKDRAWLKPGDEVVSELEGLGELRFRLV; encoded by the coding sequence ATGGGCAACCGACGCGAATTCCTGACCGCCACGGCCGCGGGCCTCGCCGCCGCCGCGGCGCCGGCCCGGGCCGCCGAGGAGCGCACGGCGGCGCCGAAGACGACGCCGGCGGGGGCAGCACCCTTCGGCATGCCCCGGGACATGGTCCTCCTCAACATGCGCCGCGGCGACGGCTACGCCCTGGGCGTGAAGACGAAGGACGGCGTCCTCGACGTCGAAGCCGCCGGCCGGGCCCTCGGGATGCCGGTTCCAGCCGACATGGACGACCTCCTCCAGAACGGGCGCGGCCCGGCCCTGCGCGCCCTGATCGACGCGGTCGAGGCCGCCCCCGACGGGCGCTTCGTGCTGGCGGAATCCGGCATCGCCTACGCGCCGGTGGTCACGCGGCCCGAGAAGATCATCATGATGGGCTTCAACTATCGCCACCACGCGGAGGAGACCGGCACGCCGATCCCCAAGGATCCGCCGCTGTTCAACAAGTACAACAACACCCTGAACCACCACGGCGGCACGATCACTCTGCCGACCCAGGCCGCGCGGGAATTCGACTACGAGACCGAACTGGTGATGGTGTTCGGACGGGAATGCCGGAACGTGTCCGAGGCGGACGCCCTCGACTATCTCGCCGGCTACTGCACGGGCAACGATTTCAGCGCCCGGGACCTCCAGACGCTGACCTCGCAATTCATGATCGGCAAGACCTCGGACGGGTTCGCGCCGCTCGGCCCCTACCTGGTGACCGCCGACCGGGTGAAGGACCCGAACAACCTGAAGCTCAAGACGCTGGTCAACGGGCAGGTGCGCCAGGACTGGAGCACCAACGACATGATCTTCAACTGCCGCCAGCTGATCAGCTTCGCGTCCAAGGTGATGACGATCAAGCCGGGAGACATCTTCTACACGGGCACGCCGCAGGGGGTGATCTTCGGCGAGAAGACTCCGCGCAAGGACCGGGCGTGGCTGAAGCCCGGCGACGAGGTCGTGTCGGAGCTGGAAGGGCTCGGTGAGCTGCGCTTCAGGCTGGTCTGA
- a CDS encoding Lrp/AsnC family transcriptional regulator — protein sequence MDAIDLKILALLQTDATLSIAAIGERVGLSQTPCWKRIQKLEADGVIDRRVAVLDPVKLGLGLTVFVSIETADHSQDWLQRFAATVSAMPEVLEFYRMAGDVDYMLRVVVADMQAYDSFYKHLIAVLPLKNVTSRFAMEKVKSTTALPLPAPPKNGRHLPGTGPVLAVVGE from the coding sequence TTGGACGCGATCGATCTGAAGATTCTCGCCCTGCTACAGACGGACGCGACCCTGTCGATCGCGGCCATCGGCGAACGCGTCGGGCTGTCGCAGACCCCCTGCTGGAAGCGGATCCAGAAGCTGGAGGCTGATGGCGTCATCGACCGGCGTGTGGCGGTGCTGGACCCCGTGAAGCTCGGCCTCGGCCTGACCGTGTTCGTCTCCATCGAGACGGCCGACCACTCGCAGGACTGGCTGCAGCGCTTCGCCGCAACCGTCTCGGCCATGCCGGAGGTGCTGGAGTTCTACCGGATGGCCGGCGACGTGGATTACATGCTGCGGGTCGTCGTCGCCGACATGCAGGCCTACGACAGCTTCTACAAGCACCTGATCGCCGTGCTGCCGCTCAAGAACGTCACGTCCCGCTTCGCCATGGAGAAGGTGAAATCCACCACCGCCCTGCCGCTGCCGGCGCCGCCGAAGAACGGGCGGCATCTGCCCGGGACCGGTCCGGTCCTGGCCGTGGTTGGAGAATGA
- the cysN gene encoding sulfate adenylyltransferase subunit CysN produces MTLHQAPTAFADRVAGYAAFLTAHRNKAVLRFIACGSVDDGKSTLIGRLLHDTKQIFDDQISALQRDSRKHGTQGQEVDLALLVDGLQAEREQGITIDVAYRFFSTDKRSFIVADTPGHEQYTRNMATGASTADVAVILVDARQGLTRQTRRHALLVSNLGIRRVVLAVNKMDLAGWAQSTFDGIVSGFSEFARGLNFSEVKAIPLSAKNGDNVVDAGVAAPWYTGGTLLNYLETVPVHAEALNAPFRMAVQWVNRPNSEFRGYSGRIASGRVRPGDAVTVQPSGRTSTVARIYTADGDLPEAGEDESVTLVLADQIDVSRGQVIVASAAPMRVTETLDARLFWAAEADLAPGASLFAKIGTATVTATVERIASRIDPETGRPGPAERLSANDIADVSLRLDRAVAVDAYAENRETGSLILIDRETTDTAALGLVLAPQAAPAQAATPGVKPADGGGFLARLGRLFGR; encoded by the coding sequence ATGACCCTGCACCAGGCTCCCACGGCGTTTGCCGATCGCGTCGCCGGCTACGCGGCCTTCCTCACCGCCCACCGCAACAAGGCGGTGCTGCGCTTCATCGCCTGCGGCTCGGTGGATGACGGCAAGTCGACCCTGATCGGCCGCCTCCTGCACGACACCAAGCAGATCTTCGACGATCAGATCTCGGCGCTCCAGCGCGATTCGCGCAAGCACGGCACGCAGGGGCAGGAGGTGGATCTCGCGCTGCTCGTCGACGGCCTCCAAGCCGAGCGCGAGCAGGGCATCACCATCGACGTCGCCTACCGGTTCTTCTCGACCGACAAGCGCTCGTTCATCGTGGCCGACACCCCCGGCCACGAGCAGTACACCCGCAACATGGCCACCGGCGCCTCGACGGCCGACGTGGCGGTGATCCTGGTCGATGCCCGCCAGGGCCTGACCCGTCAGACCCGCCGCCACGCGCTGCTGGTCTCCAATCTCGGGATCCGCCGCGTCGTGCTGGCTGTGAACAAGATGGATCTCGCCGGCTGGGCGCAGAGCACGTTCGACGGGATCGTGTCCGGGTTCTCGGAGTTCGCCCGGGGGCTGAACTTCTCCGAGGTCAAGGCGATCCCGCTCTCGGCCAAGAACGGCGACAACGTCGTGGACGCGGGCGTCGCGGCGCCCTGGTACACGGGCGGCACGCTGCTCAACTACCTGGAGACCGTGCCGGTCCACGCCGAGGCGCTCAACGCGCCGTTCCGGATGGCGGTGCAGTGGGTCAACCGGCCGAATTCCGAGTTCCGCGGCTATAGCGGCCGGATCGCCAGCGGCCGGGTGCGCCCGGGCGATGCCGTGACGGTCCAGCCCTCCGGTCGGACCTCGACGGTGGCACGGATCTACACCGCCGACGGCGACCTGCCCGAGGCCGGCGAGGACGAATCGGTCACCCTGGTACTGGCCGACCAGATCGACGTCTCCCGCGGTCAGGTGATCGTGGCGAGCGCCGCGCCGATGCGGGTCACCGAGACCCTGGACGCCCGCCTGTTCTGGGCAGCCGAGGCCGATCTGGCGCCGGGCGCGAGCCTGTTCGCCAAGATCGGCACCGCCACCGTCACCGCGACCGTGGAGCGGATCGCCTCGCGCATCGATCCCGAGACCGGCAGGCCCGGCCCGGCCGAGCGCCTGTCGGCCAATGACATCGCCGACGTGTCCCTGCGCCTCGACCGGGCGGTGGCGGTCGACGCCTATGCGGAGAACCGCGAGACCGGCAGCCTGATCCTGATCGACCGCGAGACCACCGATACGGCAGCCCTCGGGCTGGTCCTGGCGCCGCAGGCGGCGCCCGCGCAGGCGGCGACGCCCGGCGTGAAGCCGGCGGACGGGGGCGGCTTCCTCGCCCGTCTCGGTCGCCTGTTCGGGCGCTGA
- a CDS encoding phosphoadenylyl-sulfate reductase encodes MTRPDRQTAESLGEQLSGLDLPGRLQRIAAEIPGRLVFTTSLGVEDQALTHALAMAGLAKGRVEIATLDTGRLFAETYDTWAETESAYGIRIAAYAPERAAAEDFVRSEGINGFRRSVAARQACCGFRKVEPLGRALEGASGWLTGLRAGQSANRAETPLAAFDAERGLIKLNPLADWSRAQVDSFVRDNFVPYNVLHDQGFPSIGCAPCTRAVKLGEPERAGRWWWEQEEKKECGLHVGRPGASVQPGQEPAVLEAAAFETIQTETNRQPEFAR; translated from the coding sequence ATGACCCGTCCGGACCGACAGACGGCTGAGTCTCTTGGGGAGCAGCTGTCCGGGCTCGACCTTCCAGGCCGCCTCCAGCGGATCGCCGCCGAGATCCCCGGCCGCCTCGTCTTCACCACGAGCCTGGGCGTCGAGGACCAAGCGCTCACCCACGCGCTGGCCATGGCGGGCCTCGCGAAGGGCAGAGTCGAGATCGCCACACTCGATACCGGACGCCTGTTCGCCGAGACCTACGACACCTGGGCGGAGACCGAATCGGCCTACGGCATCCGGATCGCCGCCTACGCGCCGGAGCGCGCGGCCGCGGAGGATTTCGTGCGGAGCGAGGGCATCAACGGCTTCCGCCGCTCGGTCGCCGCCCGGCAGGCCTGCTGCGGCTTCCGCAAGGTCGAGCCGCTGGGCCGGGCCCTGGAGGGGGCGAGCGGCTGGCTCACCGGCCTGCGGGCCGGCCAGTCGGCCAACCGCGCTGAGACGCCGCTCGCGGCCTTCGACGCGGAGCGCGGCCTGATCAAGCTGAACCCGCTCGCCGACTGGTCCCGGGCGCAGGTCGACAGCTTCGTGCGCGACAACTTCGTCCCCTACAACGTCCTGCACGACCAGGGCTTTCCCTCGATCGGCTGCGCCCCCTGCACCCGGGCCGTGAAGCTCGGCGAGCCGGAGCGCGCCGGCCGCTGGTGGTGGGAGCAGGAAGAGAAGAAGGAATGCGGCCTGCATGTCGGGCGCCCCGGGGCGTCGGTGCAGCCGGGCCAGGAGCCTGCAGTCCTTGAGGCCGCTGCGTTCGAAACCATCCAGACCGAGACGAATCGCCAGCCGGAGTTCGCCCGATGA
- a CDS encoding pyridoxal phosphate-dependent aminotransferase — protein sequence MALLADVLSRVKPSATIVMTQKARDLKASGVDVISLSVGEPDFDTPEHIKQAAIAAIHRNETRYPPVSGIVPLREAIVRKFKRENGLDYKVSQTIVGTGGKQVLYNAFLATLNPGDEVVIPRPYWVSYPEMVGLCGGTPVFADTDMEHGFKLRPEELDRVLTPKTKWIVLNSPSNPSGAAYSRAEMKALTDVLLRYPDVHILTDDIYEHLTYGDFAFVTPAQVEPQLLERTLTMNGVSKGYAMTGWRIGYAGGPEKLIKAMDFVQGQQTSGASTIAQWAAVAALDGPQDHLATFREAFQGRRDLVVSMLNQTNGLTCPTPEGAFYVYPSCAALIGKKTEAGKTIETDEDFVMELLQAEGVAAVHGSAFGLGPNLRISYATSNAVLEEACRRIQRFCGSLR from the coding sequence ATGGCTCTCCTCGCCGACGTCCTCTCGCGGGTGAAGCCGTCCGCGACCATCGTGATGACCCAGAAGGCCCGGGACCTGAAGGCCTCAGGCGTCGACGTCATCAGCCTGTCGGTGGGCGAGCCCGACTTCGACACGCCCGAGCACATCAAGCAGGCCGCCATCGCGGCGATCCACCGGAACGAGACCCGCTACCCGCCGGTCTCCGGCATCGTGCCCCTGCGCGAGGCGATCGTGCGCAAGTTCAAGCGCGAGAACGGGCTCGACTACAAGGTCTCGCAGACCATCGTGGGCACCGGCGGCAAGCAGGTGCTCTACAACGCGTTCCTCGCCACCCTGAACCCCGGCGACGAGGTGGTGATCCCCCGCCCCTACTGGGTGTCCTACCCGGAGATGGTCGGGCTGTGCGGCGGCACCCCGGTCTTCGCCGACACCGACATGGAACACGGCTTCAAGCTCCGGCCCGAGGAGCTCGACCGGGTGCTGACCCCGAAGACCAAGTGGATCGTCCTCAACTCGCCGTCGAACCCGTCGGGCGCCGCCTATTCCCGCGCCGAGATGAAGGCGCTCACCGACGTGCTGCTGCGCTATCCAGACGTGCACATCCTGACCGACGACATCTACGAGCACCTGACCTACGGCGATTTCGCGTTCGTCACCCCGGCGCAGGTCGAGCCGCAGCTCCTCGAGCGGACGCTGACCATGAACGGCGTCTCGAAGGGCTATGCCATGACCGGCTGGCGCATCGGCTACGCGGGCGGGCCGGAGAAGCTGATCAAGGCGATGGATTTCGTCCAGGGCCAGCAGACCTCCGGTGCCAGCACGATCGCGCAATGGGCCGCGGTCGCCGCCCTCGACGGGCCGCAGGATCACCTGGCCACGTTCCGCGAGGCCTTCCAGGGCCGGCGCGACCTCGTCGTGTCGATGCTCAACCAGACCAACGGGTTGACCTGCCCGACGCCCGAGGGCGCATTCTACGTCTACCCGTCCTGCGCGGCGCTGATCGGTAAGAAGACGGAAGCCGGCAAGACGATCGAGACCGACGAGGACTTCGTCATGGAGCTGCTCCAGGCCGAGGGCGTGGCCGCGGTCCACGGCTCGGCCTTCGGGCTCGGCCCGAACCTGCGCATCTCCTACGCCACGTCCAACGCGGTGCTGGAGGAGGCCTGCCGGCGCATCCAGCGGTTCTGTGGCTCGCTGCGGTAG
- a CDS encoding DMT family transporter → MSTQVATSVPDDSGPARAAPETDLAGRRRIVGIALMCGAVAFFASLDACGKTLARAGVDPLVTTFMRYAASVAMISLFINPVRTPGVVKSRRLPLQIVRSLLLFASTALNFLALRYLQLAETISIQFAAPLTVALLAGPLLGEWSSRARLAAIGVGFLGVLVIVRPGVGGMHPAALLCVANVVVYAFYAIITRKLAAYDSTATTMFYTGLAGLALMAPLLPWIWTSPASLSHWALLFGVALFGTLGHWLLVMAHARAPANVLAPFIYTQLLWSVTLGFLLFGDVPSRWTVAGAMIVVGSGLYLLAQETIRRETRPAA, encoded by the coding sequence ATGAGCACGCAGGTCGCGACCTCCGTCCCCGATGACAGCGGCCCCGCGCGTGCCGCTCCGGAAACGGACCTCGCCGGCCGCCGGCGGATCGTCGGCATCGCCCTGATGTGCGGGGCCGTCGCCTTCTTCGCGAGCCTCGATGCCTGCGGCAAGACCCTGGCGCGGGCCGGCGTCGACCCGCTGGTCACCACCTTCATGCGCTACGCGGCGAGCGTCGCCATGATCTCGCTGTTCATCAACCCGGTGCGCACCCCGGGCGTCGTCAAAAGCCGGCGCCTGCCGCTGCAGATCGTCCGCTCCCTGCTGCTCTTCGCCTCAACGGCGCTGAACTTCCTGGCCCTGCGCTACCTGCAGCTCGCCGAGACGATCTCGATCCAGTTCGCCGCGCCGCTGACCGTGGCGCTGCTCGCCGGGCCGCTGCTCGGCGAATGGTCGTCGCGGGCGCGGCTGGCGGCGATCGGCGTCGGCTTCCTCGGCGTGCTGGTGATCGTGCGGCCGGGCGTCGGCGGCATGCATCCGGCCGCTTTGCTCTGCGTCGCCAACGTCGTGGTCTACGCCTTCTACGCGATCATCACGCGTAAGCTCGCGGCCTACGACTCGACCGCCACGACCATGTTCTACACGGGGCTCGCGGGGCTCGCGCTGATGGCCCCACTCCTGCCGTGGATCTGGACGAGCCCGGCGAGCCTGAGCCACTGGGCGCTGCTGTTCGGGGTCGCGCTGTTCGGGACGCTGGGCCACTGGCTGCTGGTGATGGCCCATGCCCGCGCCCCGGCCAACGTGCTGGCGCCGTTCATCTACACGCAGCTGCTCTGGTCGGTGACGCTGGGCTTCCTGCTGTTCGGCGACGTGCCGAGCCGCTGGACGGTCGCGGGCGCCATGATCGTGGTCGGCTCAGGGCTGTATCTCCTGGCGCAGGAGACGATCCGCCGGGAGACGCGGCCGGCCGCCTGA